Proteins encoded within one genomic window of Paenarthrobacter sp. JL.01a:
- a CDS encoding ABC transporter ATP-binding protein gives MTAAAIQVKGIEKSYKDLHVLKGVDFEVAKGSIFALLGSNGAGKTTMVKILSTLLTADGGQAAVDGFDIGSESLQVRQSISLTGQFAAVDEVLSGKENLILVAKLRHLKNPAGIADELLAQFSLSDAGARKVATYSGGMRRRLDIAMSLIGNPKVIFLDEPTTGLDPEARIEVWQIVKNLATKGTTVLLTTQYLDEAEQLADRIAILHEGRIIANGTLGELKQLLPPAKVEYVEKQPSLEDIFLALVGTNGSTESVKDRS, from the coding sequence ATGACTGCTGCGGCAATCCAGGTAAAGGGCATCGAAAAGTCCTACAAGGATCTCCATGTACTCAAGGGCGTGGACTTCGAAGTTGCGAAAGGCAGTATTTTCGCCCTCCTCGGATCCAACGGAGCGGGGAAAACCACCATGGTGAAGATCCTGTCGACGCTGCTGACAGCCGACGGCGGTCAGGCCGCCGTCGACGGTTTCGACATCGGCTCCGAATCGCTTCAGGTGAGGCAGTCCATCAGCTTGACCGGGCAGTTCGCCGCGGTGGATGAGGTCCTCAGCGGGAAGGAGAACCTCATCCTGGTGGCCAAACTGCGCCATCTGAAGAACCCGGCCGGGATCGCGGACGAACTCCTTGCGCAATTCAGCCTCAGCGACGCCGGCGCCCGCAAAGTGGCGACGTATTCCGGCGGGATGAGGCGGCGCCTGGACATCGCCATGAGCCTGATCGGCAACCCGAAGGTGATCTTCCTGGACGAACCCACCACCGGGCTCGACCCGGAGGCCCGCATTGAGGTGTGGCAGATCGTCAAGAACCTCGCCACCAAGGGCACCACCGTGCTGCTCACCACCCAGTATTTGGACGAGGCCGAGCAATTGGCGGACCGCATAGCCATCCTTCATGAAGGACGCATCATCGCCAACGGCACCCTCGGCGAGCTCAAGCAGCTCCTGCCGCCGGCCAAGGTGGAATACGTGGAAAAGCAGCCGAGCCTGGAGGACATCTTCCTGGCACTGGTAGGAACCAACGGCAGCACCGAGTCAGTAAAGGACAGGTCATGA
- a CDS encoding GNAT family N-acetyltransferase yields the protein MVTTEPAASPTLLTAAVDSGTFTLRRARKGDLPQILALLADDQLGAARESADDLAPYERAFDAIDADPAHLLVVGELDGGVVATFQLSYIPGLSRRGSWRAQIEAVRVSGALRGQGVGALMIQWAIDQARQRGCSLVQLTTDKSRVAAHRFYERLGFVASHEGMKLTL from the coding sequence GTGGTGACTACGGAACCCGCCGCCTCGCCCACCTTGCTGACTGCCGCCGTCGACTCCGGGACCTTCACCCTTCGACGCGCCCGGAAGGGCGACCTGCCGCAGATCCTGGCCTTGCTGGCGGACGACCAGCTGGGTGCCGCGCGCGAAAGTGCCGACGATTTGGCGCCATACGAGCGGGCTTTTGACGCGATCGACGCCGACCCTGCGCACCTTTTGGTGGTGGGCGAACTGGACGGCGGGGTTGTGGCCACTTTCCAGCTCAGCTATATCCCCGGCCTGTCCCGTCGGGGGTCATGGCGCGCACAGATCGAGGCGGTTCGGGTTTCCGGTGCGCTGCGGGGGCAGGGCGTTGGGGCGCTCATGATCCAGTGGGCCATTGATCAGGCCCGCCAGCGTGGATGCTCGCTCGTTCAGCTCACCACCGACAAATCCCGGGTCGCCGCTCATCGCTTCTATGAGCGGCTCGGTTTTGTCGCGAGCCACGAGGGCATGAAGCTCACCCTCTAA
- a CDS encoding DUF1048 domain-containing protein, with protein MAAKWIELVTGSLEQKKQYKQAKARLDALPEPYLTVATAFNRYLMYYGGVTEGDTMVQMFTDLADLWERAAVDGTPVSAIVGDDPIEFAETFAQAYGGKRWIDKERERLNKAIDKAKEAES; from the coding sequence ATGGCAGCAAAATGGATCGAACTGGTCACCGGATCACTCGAGCAGAAGAAGCAATACAAGCAGGCAAAGGCGCGGCTGGATGCCCTGCCCGAGCCGTACCTCACCGTAGCCACCGCATTCAACCGCTACCTCATGTACTACGGCGGAGTGACAGAAGGCGACACCATGGTGCAGATGTTCACGGACCTGGCCGATCTCTGGGAACGCGCCGCTGTGGACGGCACGCCGGTGAGCGCGATCGTCGGAGATGACCCCATCGAATTCGCCGAAACCTTCGCCCAGGCCTACGGCGGAAAACGCTGGATCGACAAGGAACGCGAGCGCCTCAACAAGGCCATAGACAAAGCGAAGGAAGCAGAATCATGA
- a CDS encoding MFS transporter — MSRQLADASASAETTVENTLEAEKASFLKQPKAVWATALAAVFAFMGIGLVDPILPAIARNLQASTSEVSLLFTSYFLVTAIAMLISGFVSSRIGGKKTLLIGLAIIVVFASLSGLSGSVEQLVGFRAGWGLGNALFVATALAVIVGVASGGTGTAIILYEAALGLGISLGPLLGALLGGWQWRAPFFGTAVLMAIAFIALLALLPKTPAPARKSRLRDPLLALGHKGLRTTAASALFYNYGFFTILAFTPFILGMDAYGIGGVFFGWGVAVAVFSVFVAPVLQKRFGAVNVLTGTLAVLMLDLIGLGLAAGHSVPAVVVLVIVAGALLGINNTVYTELAMGVSDSPRPVASAGYNFVRWMGGALAPFAAAQLGEHFGPQVPFFAGAVAMVIAILIAFGGRKFLSSHEPHLV; from the coding sequence ATGTCACGCCAGTTGGCTGACGCTTCAGCAAGCGCCGAAACAACCGTCGAAAACACCCTCGAAGCGGAGAAGGCTTCGTTCCTCAAGCAACCCAAAGCAGTCTGGGCGACAGCGCTCGCCGCAGTCTTTGCCTTCATGGGCATTGGGCTGGTTGATCCGATCCTCCCCGCGATTGCCAGGAACCTCCAGGCGTCCACCAGCGAAGTGTCGTTGCTGTTCACCAGCTACTTCCTGGTGACGGCGATAGCGATGCTGATCAGCGGCTTTGTCTCTTCCAGGATCGGCGGGAAAAAGACGCTCCTCATCGGCCTGGCGATCATTGTGGTCTTCGCATCGTTGTCCGGTCTTTCCGGCAGCGTTGAACAGCTTGTGGGCTTCCGCGCAGGGTGGGGCCTTGGAAATGCGCTGTTCGTTGCAACTGCCTTGGCCGTGATTGTCGGTGTCGCAAGCGGCGGAACGGGAACCGCGATCATCCTCTATGAGGCTGCCCTCGGCCTTGGCATATCGCTTGGGCCGCTGCTGGGCGCCCTCCTTGGCGGGTGGCAGTGGCGTGCACCCTTCTTTGGCACGGCGGTACTGATGGCCATCGCGTTCATTGCCCTGCTGGCGTTGCTCCCCAAGACACCCGCGCCCGCCAGGAAGTCCCGGCTCCGGGATCCGCTCCTGGCTCTCGGGCACAAAGGCCTCCGCACCACGGCCGCCAGCGCCCTCTTTTATAACTACGGCTTCTTCACGATCCTGGCTTTCACGCCTTTCATCCTTGGCATGGATGCCTACGGCATCGGCGGAGTCTTCTTCGGCTGGGGCGTGGCTGTGGCTGTGTTCTCGGTGTTCGTTGCGCCCGTGCTGCAGAAGCGCTTTGGCGCGGTGAACGTCCTGACAGGCACCCTGGCCGTCCTTATGCTCGACTTGATCGGTTTGGGGCTGGCCGCGGGGCACTCGGTGCCTGCCGTCGTCGTGCTGGTGATCGTGGCCGGCGCCCTGCTGGGCATCAACAACACGGTGTACACGGAACTGGCCATGGGCGTCTCAGACTCGCCGCGTCCGGTTGCTTCCGCCGGTTATAACTTTGTCCGCTGGATGGGCGGCGCGCTTGCTCCCTTCGCCGCCGCGCAGCTCGGCGAGCACTTCGGGCCGCAGGTGCCGTTCTTCGCGGGCGCCGTTGCCATGGTGATCGCCATCCTCATCGCGTTCGGGGGTCGGAAGTTCCTGTCGTCCCACGAACCGCACCTGGTTTAG
- a CDS encoding MarR family winged helix-turn-helix transcriptional regulator, with protein MNDGFSPRLIDLAQEFREALRLGVYMFRRLDPEGDLTAAQLSLLSMIEGAGLRVGDIAKNLGIKVPSATEQIIKLERAGLVTRQPDPDDSRAVKVAITKAGHAAVESANHRRNAMVAELLKGLSPEEVDALAAALPVISKINSSFQN; from the coding sequence ATGAATGATGGCTTCAGTCCCAGACTCATTGACCTTGCGCAGGAATTCCGTGAGGCCCTGCGGTTGGGCGTCTACATGTTCCGCCGCTTGGATCCGGAAGGCGACCTCACCGCCGCGCAGCTAAGCCTTCTTTCGATGATTGAGGGTGCCGGCCTGCGGGTTGGCGACATCGCCAAAAACCTGGGCATCAAGGTCCCAAGCGCGACCGAGCAGATCATCAAGCTTGAGCGTGCCGGCCTGGTGACCCGCCAGCCCGACCCCGATGACTCCCGCGCGGTCAAAGTGGCCATCACCAAAGCCGGGCATGCCGCCGTCGAATCCGCTAACCATCGCCGCAACGCGATGGTGGCGGAGTTGCTGAAGGGCCTCAGCCCGGAGGAAGTGGACGCGCTGGCGGCGGCGCTTCCCGTCATCAGCAAAATCAACAGCTCGTTCCAGAACTAA
- a CDS encoding PadR family transcriptional regulator gives MGKQMTEMLKGTLEGIVLALLTGKAAYGYEITTLLREQGFTEIAEGTVYALLVRIEQKGLVDVEKRPSEKGPPRKVYTLNAQGKKELNEFWNTWSFLSERLEQLRKEGN, from the coding sequence ATGGGCAAGCAAATGACAGAGATGCTCAAAGGCACTTTGGAGGGCATCGTGTTGGCCCTGCTGACCGGAAAGGCAGCGTACGGATATGAAATCACCACGCTGCTCCGGGAACAGGGCTTTACCGAGATCGCCGAAGGCACCGTGTACGCGCTGCTGGTGAGGATCGAACAAAAGGGGCTGGTGGACGTCGAGAAACGACCATCCGAAAAGGGCCCGCCCCGAAAGGTGTACACCCTCAACGCCCAAGGCAAAAAAGAACTGAACGAATTCTGGAACACCTGGAGCTTCCTGTCCGAACGGCTGGAACAGCTCCGCAAGGAAGGAAACTGA